In a genomic window of Candidatus Methylomirabilota bacterium:
- the ispF gene encoding 2-C-methyl-D-erythritol 2,4-cyclodiphosphate synthase, which produces MTRAGFGFDVHPLVEGRPLVLGGVTVESDLGLGGHSDADVLSHAIAEALLGALALGDLGRHFPDTDPRYRGISSLALLRRVVALVAERGGTIVNVDATVLAQAPRLAPHLPEMAKRLADALGLAADRVSVKAKSPEGLGLLGRREGIAAMAVASVEVGA; this is translated from the coding sequence GTGACGCGTGCGGGCTTCGGCTTCGACGTCCACCCGTTGGTCGAGGGCCGCCCCCTCGTGCTCGGGGGCGTGACCGTCGAGAGCGACCTCGGTCTCGGCGGCCACTCCGACGCCGACGTGCTCTCCCACGCGATCGCCGAGGCGCTCCTGGGCGCGCTGGCGCTGGGCGACCTCGGTCGCCACTTCCCGGACACAGACCCGCGCTACCGCGGGATCTCGAGCCTCGCCCTCCTCCGCCGCGTGGTGGCGCTCGTGGCCGAGCGCGGCGGAACGATCGTCAACGTGGACGCGACGGTGCTCGCCCAGGCGCCGCGGCTCGCGCCGCACCTGCCGGAGATGGCCAAGCGCCTGGCCGACGCGCTCGGGCTTGCCGCCGACCGGGTCAGCGTGAAGGCCAAGAGCCCCGAGGGGCTCGGCCTGCTCGGGCGCCGCGAGGGCATCGCGGCGATGGCGGTGGCGAGCGTCGAGGTGGGCGCGTGA